From Pyrenophora tritici-repentis strain M4 chromosome 1, whole genome shotgun sequence, the proteins below share one genomic window:
- a CDS encoding tRNA-specific adenosine deaminase, whose product MKCLPSNKLLLAHGNILHDWHAEIVAIRAFNRYLLDECILISTPPYPISDIVRQRVPEEATQCTSEQQPFTIREDVTLYMYCSEAPCGDASMELTMALQENATPWTSAPPTLSSSADQEPSALRGRSNFSLLGIVRAKPSRPDAPPTLSKSCTDKLAAKQATSLLSSTTSLLISPRNAYLESLVLPSSQYVPEACTRAFSSSGRLRNLTQMQTGNWKEGYRFQPFNILPTEREFTWSRRAVSAAEKAVSSNLSAVWTPSWQETLIGGVLQGRKQMDPRGASRVCRRGMWMEALRLAGLVGGAVLVRETLGRKTYEQVKGTEVLGDRKQVKDDVRAALKGWIRNTGDDAWYLEEPPQTLP is encoded by the coding sequence ATGAAATGTCTCCCATCAAACAAACTCCTTCTCGCCCACGGAAACATCCTCCACGACTGGCATGCAGAAATCGTCGCTATCCGAGCTTTTAATCGCTACCTACTGGATGAATGCATCCTCATATCAACACCGCCCTACCCAATTTCAGACATTGTCCGACAGCGAGTACCCGAAGAAGCCACTCAATGCACATCCGAACAGCAACCATTCACCATCCGAGAAGACGTCACCCTCTACATGTACTGTTCCGAAGCACCCTGCGGCGACGCCAGTATGGAGCTCACCATGGCATTACAAGAAAATGCTACGCCCTGGACTAGCGCACCACCCACCCTTTCCTCTTCAGCAGACCAAGAGCCATCCGCCCTCCGAGGCCGTTCAAACTTCTCTCTCCTAGGCATCGTTCGCGCGAAACCCTCACGCCCAGATGCACCTCCTACACTCAGCAAGTCGTGCACAGATAAACTAGCCGCAAAGCAAGCAACCTCCCTCTTATCATCAACGACTTCCCTCCTGATCAGCCCGCGGAACGCGTACTTGGAATCCCTAGTCCTACCATCCTCTCAATACGTACCGGAAGCTTGTACGCGAGCCTTCTCGTCCTCAGGCCGTCTTAGAAATCTCACGCAGATGCAGACTGGAAACTGGAAAGAAGGGTACCGTTTCCAACCCTTCAATATCCTGCCCACAGAGCGAGAATTCACGTGGTCCCGCCGCGCGGTTTCTGCAGCTGAAAAAGCGGTGTCGAGCAATCTTTCTGCTGTGTGGACCCCGAGTTGGCAGGAGACGCTTATTGGAGGTGTGTTGCAGGGACGCAAACAGATGGATCCTAGAGGGGCGAGTAGGGTTTGTCGGAGGGGTATGTGGATGGAGGCTCTGCGTTTGGCTGGACTTGTTGGGGGCGCAGTGCTTGTACGTGAGACTCTTGGTAGGAAGACGTATGAGCAGGTGAAGGGGACAGAGGTACTTGGAGATAGGAAGCAAGTCAAAGACGATGTGAGAGCGGCATTGAAAGGGTGGATAAGAAATACAGGAGACGACGCCTGGTACCTCGAGGAACCACCTCAGACTTTACCATAG